In Thermosynechococcus sichuanensis E542, a single genomic region encodes these proteins:
- a CDS encoding 2-hydroxyacid dehydrogenase: protein MKVAVFSAKSYDREFLNAANAAQGYPHYLSYYDVRLRSKTASLAKGHDAVCVFVNDELGAETLKRLAELGVRLVTLRCTGFNNVDLATAASLGITVTRVSTYSPYSVAEHTVGLILMLNRKLHRAYNRVRDDNFSLEGLMGFDLHGCTVGIIGTGKIGRIVGQIMRGFGCHLYGYDPYPSETFREIGTYTTLETLLAESDIVTLHCPLVPENEHLINATTIAQMKRGVMLINTSRGKLVDTKAVIEGIKSGQIGYLGIDVYEEEDSLFFQDLSDTIIQDDTFQLLQSFPNVVITAHQAFFTRNALTDIARTTIENLTCFEQGLPLANEVKQM from the coding sequence ATGAAGGTTGCTGTTTTCAGTGCTAAATCCTACGATCGTGAGTTTTTGAACGCTGCCAATGCTGCCCAAGGCTACCCCCACTACCTGAGCTACTACGACGTGCGCTTGCGCTCTAAAACTGCCTCCCTTGCCAAGGGGCATGATGCCGTCTGTGTATTTGTCAATGATGAGCTGGGGGCAGAGACCCTAAAACGGCTGGCAGAGTTGGGAGTGCGTCTGGTGACGCTGCGCTGTACGGGCTTTAACAATGTGGATTTGGCGACGGCGGCCAGCTTAGGGATAACGGTTACCCGCGTGAGTACGTATTCTCCCTATTCAGTAGCGGAGCATACAGTAGGACTGATCCTGATGCTAAACCGCAAACTTCACCGTGCCTACAACCGCGTGCGCGATGACAATTTTTCCCTAGAGGGGCTGATGGGCTTTGATCTGCACGGCTGTACGGTTGGTATTATTGGCACAGGTAAAATTGGCCGTATTGTAGGTCAGATTATGCGGGGTTTTGGCTGCCACCTCTACGGCTATGATCCCTACCCTAGTGAAACCTTTAGGGAGATTGGTACCTATACAACCCTAGAGACCCTACTGGCAGAATCCGATATTGTCACGCTCCACTGCCCCTTGGTGCCCGAAAATGAACACCTGATCAACGCCACCACGATCGCCCAAATGAAGCGAGGCGTGATGTTAATCAATACGAGCCGCGGCAAACTGGTGGACACTAAAGCAGTGATTGAGGGCATTAAAAGCGGCCAAATTGGTTATCTGGGCATTGATGTCTATGAAGAGGAAGACTCCCTCTTTTTCCAAGACCTCTCGGATACCATCATCCAAGACGATACCTTCCAACTCCTGCAATCTTTCCCCAATGTGGTGATTACTGCCCACCAAGCCTTCTTTACCCGCAATGCCCTCACGGATATTGCCCGTACCACGATTGAAAATTTGACCTGTTTTGAGCAAGGCCTGCCCCTAGCGAACGAAGTGAAACAGATGTGA
- a CDS encoding argininosuccinate synthase: MGRAEKVILAYSGGVDTSVCIPYLKHEWGVKEVITLAADLGQGDELEPIRQKALDSGASASLVVDAKEDFIRNYAFPAIQANALYENRYPLSTALARPLIAKLLVDAATEYGADAVAHGCTGKGNDQVRFDVAIAALNPHLKVLAPAREWGMSREETIAYGERFGIPAPVKKSSPYSIDRNLLGRSIEAGPLEDPWIEPLEEIYLMTQAIENTPNSPEYVDIGFEAGIPVSLDGRSLDPVTLVSELNERVGRHGFGRIDMIENRLVGIKSREIYEAPALLVLIDAHRDLESLTLTADVTQYKRGIEETYSRLVYNGLWYSPLKEALDAFIQQTQKRVTGTVRVKLFKGTARVVGRQSPYSLYTPDLATYGAEDQFDHKAAEGFIYVWGLPTRVWAEKLRQG, encoded by the coding sequence ATGGGGCGTGCAGAAAAAGTCATCTTGGCCTATTCAGGGGGAGTGGATACTTCTGTGTGTATTCCCTATCTCAAGCACGAGTGGGGAGTGAAGGAGGTCATTACCCTTGCGGCTGATTTGGGACAGGGGGATGAACTAGAGCCGATTCGCCAAAAAGCCCTTGATTCTGGTGCCAGTGCCTCGTTGGTGGTGGATGCCAAGGAAGACTTTATCCGCAACTACGCTTTTCCAGCGATTCAGGCCAACGCCCTCTACGAAAATCGCTATCCCCTCTCGACGGCCCTTGCTCGCCCCTTGATTGCCAAGCTCTTGGTGGATGCAGCTACCGAGTACGGTGCTGATGCTGTTGCCCATGGCTGTACAGGAAAAGGGAATGATCAAGTCCGCTTCGATGTGGCGATCGCTGCTCTGAATCCTCACCTCAAGGTCTTGGCACCCGCTCGCGAATGGGGCATGAGCCGTGAAGAAACCATTGCCTACGGCGAACGCTTTGGCATTCCCGCCCCCGTGAAAAAATCCTCGCCTTACAGTATTGACCGCAATCTTTTGGGACGCAGTATTGAAGCAGGTCCCCTTGAGGATCCGTGGATTGAACCCCTTGAGGAAATCTATTTGATGACCCAAGCCATTGAAAATACCCCCAACTCTCCGGAGTATGTGGATATTGGCTTTGAAGCTGGGATTCCTGTCAGCCTCGATGGTCGCTCCCTCGATCCCGTGACCCTTGTCAGCGAACTGAATGAGCGGGTAGGTCGCCACGGCTTTGGTCGCATTGACATGATTGAAAATCGCCTTGTCGGCATTAAGTCCCGCGAAATTTATGAAGCGCCTGCTCTTTTGGTACTGATTGACGCCCACCGCGATTTGGAAAGTTTAACTCTGACTGCTGATGTGACGCAGTACAAGCGGGGAATTGAAGAGACCTACAGCCGCCTCGTCTATAACGGCCTCTGGTACAGCCCCCTCAAGGAAGCCCTTGATGCCTTTATTCAACAGACCCAAAAACGGGTGACGGGTACCGTGCGCGTCAAGCTCTTTAAGGGAACCGCACGAGTGGTGGGGCGGCAATCTCCCTACTCCCTCTATACGCCAGACTTGGCCACCTATGGCGCTGAGGATCAGTTTGACCACAAAGCGGCTGAGGGCTTTATCTATGTCTGGGGGCTACCCACCCGTGTCTGGGCAGAGAAACTGCGCCAAGGCTAA
- a CDS encoding YciI family protein — translation MPWFVKIERGIVDKGTFDQHVPAHRAYVRSLIAAGHQARTGYWAERGGGMLLFQADSRKAAEEIVARDPLVQHQCVQYELHEWCIVEAPD, via the coding sequence ATGCCATGGTTTGTCAAAATTGAACGCGGCATTGTGGACAAAGGGACATTTGATCAACACGTTCCTGCTCATCGCGCCTATGTCCGCTCCCTCATTGCCGCAGGACATCAAGCCCGCACGGGATACTGGGCTGAGCGCGGGGGTGGCATGTTGTTGTTTCAGGCGGATTCCCGTAAGGCGGCTGAGGAAATCGTTGCCCGTGACCCCCTTGTCCAACACCAGTGTGTCCAGTACGAACTTCACGAGTGGTGTATTGTCGAAGCACCCGATTAG
- a CDS encoding pentapeptide repeat-containing protein has product MSKAITLETLLSEFARGVRNFRGVNLAGSVFPLVQLSHIDLAGANLQGINWSGADLIKANLANANLRGANLIGADLSGANLTDADLQEAMLSGAILVGAYLSRANLQRAVLSGAILKGAVLHDSNLKETNVVGADLSEADLTGAIARRQDLEEAKLSGATLPNGEVVFDEGDIEEVPLPTTPPIAEPMATANETTVIEWTNEQVIQMLILQQHPLPSTYQSADLKVVDLGNHCYQLRTVTETVVAVVEGASVADERVTLFVEAPFADLVASVLQAHSFLPTQYLSDPVPAWQYEQVPILEGGEVRQGTARQLWKTWWLLLKSTATGQEPAQLQLLVGKSWQPIRDIAFSPSASGGVIIKTAAGDRHYPADASLIWLESVPSGSPTTTTPAPTPPTSLWNGVLKFENNCLTIQTAVGPVCVRGENLTVTLGGQAIALNQL; this is encoded by the coding sequence ATGAGCAAAGCCATTACCCTTGAAACCTTGTTAAGTGAATTTGCCCGTGGCGTGCGGAATTTCCGTGGCGTCAATTTGGCGGGCAGTGTGTTTCCCTTGGTGCAACTCAGCCATATTGATCTGGCGGGAGCCAATCTACAGGGTATCAATTGGAGTGGGGCAGATCTGATCAAGGCTAACCTTGCCAATGCCAATCTGCGGGGGGCTAATCTGATTGGTGCGGATCTGAGTGGTGCAAACCTCACCGATGCGGATTTGCAGGAGGCGATGCTCAGTGGCGCAATTTTGGTGGGTGCCTATCTATCGCGAGCCAATTTGCAGCGGGCGGTGCTGAGTGGGGCAATCCTCAAGGGAGCAGTTCTCCACGACAGTAACCTCAAGGAAACCAATGTGGTGGGGGCGGATCTTTCGGAGGCAGATTTGACTGGGGCGATCGCCCGCCGCCAAGACTTGGAGGAAGCAAAGCTCTCTGGTGCCACCCTCCCCAATGGGGAAGTGGTCTTTGATGAAGGGGACATTGAAGAGGTACCGTTGCCCACTACGCCACCAATTGCTGAGCCAATGGCAACGGCTAACGAAACCACTGTAATTGAGTGGACCAACGAGCAGGTGATTCAAATGCTGATCCTGCAACAGCATCCGTTGCCCAGTACTTATCAAAGTGCTGACTTGAAGGTGGTGGATCTGGGCAATCACTGCTATCAATTGCGAACAGTGACCGAAACGGTGGTGGCGGTGGTTGAGGGGGCGAGTGTGGCCGATGAAAGAGTGACCCTTTTTGTGGAGGCTCCCTTTGCAGATTTGGTGGCTAGTGTGCTCCAAGCCCATTCCTTCTTACCCACCCAATACCTCAGTGACCCTGTGCCGGCATGGCAGTACGAGCAGGTGCCGATTCTTGAGGGGGGCGAAGTTCGTCAAGGAACCGCACGGCAACTATGGAAAACCTGGTGGTTACTCTTGAAGTCCACCGCCACAGGGCAGGAGCCAGCACAGCTACAACTGTTGGTGGGCAAGAGTTGGCAGCCCATTCGCGATATTGCCTTTTCCCCCTCGGCCAGTGGTGGCGTGATTATTAAAACCGCCGCGGGCGATCGCCACTATCCTGCGGATGCGTCGCTGATTTGGCTAGAAAGTGTCCCGTCTGGATCACCGACAACCACTACCCCAGCGCCCACCCCCCCAACCTCTCTCTGGAACGGCGTGCTGAAGTTTGAAAATAACTGCTTGACGATCCAAACGGCGGTAGGACCCGTCTGTGTGCGGGGTGAAAATTTGACGGTCACCCTTGGTGGTCAGGCGATCGCTCTGAACCAGCTCTAA
- a CDS encoding CCA tRNA nucleotidyltransferase encodes MVVIQPFDFSRWPIAVSDLPADTYLVGGAVRDALLGRTTLYPDLDFIVPADAIALTKKLADKYKAGLVVLDRQRQIARLVFANTTVDIAQRHGETLLTDLSDRDFRLNAIAYDIHHHHLVDPLGGLLDLQRRQIHYVAPANLAADPLRLLRAYRQAAQLQFTITPETRQVIQTLAPQLRRVAAERVRVELSYLLSAVEGAAQVTLAFRDGVLAVWLPSVTEERITHYHALESTLANFPFPALWPALTTSIAATTAPGEPQRRTLAALAKLTCLVNASDRQAAEELTALTYTTDEIRIVQVLCRLLSHWLVPLEQPLNREQAFYLFRAAGSYFPAFVALALSRGVAKEHLVPLVKAWLDPRNPIAHPPQLVRGADLVEAFQVSPGPRVGELLRAVEAAQARGEISDRPQALAYVAQLLNSSAESRHP; translated from the coding sequence ATGGTCGTCATTCAGCCTTTTGATTTTAGTCGCTGGCCGATTGCCGTCAGTGATTTACCTGCCGATACCTACCTTGTGGGCGGAGCGGTGCGGGATGCCCTCCTCGGTCGGACAACGTTATACCCCGACTTGGATTTTATTGTGCCGGCGGATGCCATTGCCCTGACCAAAAAACTGGCGGATAAGTACAAGGCTGGCTTAGTGGTGTTGGATCGGCAGCGACAGATTGCCCGCTTGGTCTTTGCCAATACCACTGTGGATATTGCGCAGCGCCATGGTGAGACGCTCTTGACGGATTTGAGCGATCGCGATTTTCGCCTCAATGCCATTGCCTACGACATTCACCACCACCACCTTGTCGATCCCCTCGGTGGCCTTTTGGATTTGCAACGCCGCCAAATTCACTATGTAGCCCCGGCAAATCTTGCTGCTGATCCGCTGCGACTCCTACGTGCCTATCGCCAAGCCGCCCAACTACAATTTACAATTACCCCCGAAACGCGGCAGGTGATCCAAACCCTTGCCCCCCAACTGCGGCGAGTGGCAGCAGAACGGGTACGGGTGGAACTCAGCTATCTCCTCAGTGCTGTTGAGGGTGCAGCTCAAGTAACCCTCGCCTTTCGAGATGGGGTGTTGGCGGTGTGGTTACCTTCGGTCACCGAGGAGCGGATTACCCACTACCATGCCCTTGAATCCACCCTAGCGAATTTTCCCTTCCCTGCCCTTTGGCCGGCGCTAACGACATCCATTGCGGCAACGACTGCCCCCGGCGAACCCCAACGGCGAACCCTAGCGGCTTTGGCTAAGCTCACCTGCCTCGTGAATGCCAGCGATCGCCAAGCGGCTGAGGAACTCACCGCCTTGACCTACACCACCGATGAAATTCGCATTGTCCAAGTCCTGTGCCGACTGCTCAGCCACTGGCTAGTTCCCCTTGAACAACCCCTGAACCGCGAGCAAGCCTTCTATCTCTTCCGCGCAGCAGGGAGCTATTTTCCAGCCTTTGTAGCCCTTGCCCTTAGTCGTGGTGTGGCCAAAGAGCATCTCGTACCGCTGGTGAAGGCATGGCTAGACCCTAGGAATCCCATTGCCCATCCCCCCCAATTGGTGCGGGGTGCGGATCTAGTGGAAGCGTTTCAGGTCTCGCCGGGGCCGCGTGTGGGTGAATTGTTGCGAGCAGTGGAAGCAGCCCAAGCGCGGGGAGAAATTAGCGATCGCCCCCAAGCCCTTGCCTATGTGGCACAACTCCTTAACAGTTCAGCCGAATCAAGGCACCCTTAG
- a CDS encoding extracellular solute-binding protein — protein MATLMQRRQFCQGLFALGAIALSGCQASANTGLTVHLLRKSLPPQLIQRFRQQAGVAVRLRLQETPQALADTLAEGTLGAAVLSLGDAWLPEAVAKRQIALIPKQLIQHEFDWPKPWQPLLHLISKEDALWGLPYRWGATTLIYRRDFFAELGWEPKDWDALWHPAVQGHYSLLNAPREVIGLTLKSLGLSYNAPPTHPQLRERLSRLRQGCRFFSSDAYLQPLMLGSTQLAVGWSTDLLPLLKRDPQTYGAVFPASGTALWLDLWVCGQAPDRPTLDWLNYWWQPEVAEQLSQFSDAPSPRVSDLRGTLFQRYIPLAHPTAFTKSEVLLPLDAATQKAYDTLWQEIFLTSS, from the coding sequence GTGGCAACGCTGATGCAGCGGCGGCAATTTTGTCAGGGTTTGTTTGCCCTAGGGGCGATCGCCCTTAGTGGTTGTCAAGCCAGTGCCAATACAGGGCTAACGGTTCATCTGCTACGTAAATCCCTTCCCCCCCAACTCATCCAGCGATTTCGTCAACAGGCAGGCGTGGCAGTTCGTTTGCGCCTTCAGGAAACTCCCCAAGCCTTAGCCGATACCCTTGCTGAAGGTACCCTAGGAGCTGCCGTCCTCAGTCTCGGAGATGCTTGGTTACCAGAGGCAGTGGCAAAGCGGCAGATTGCCCTTATCCCGAAACAACTTATTCAACACGAGTTTGACTGGCCTAAACCATGGCAACCCTTGCTCCACTTGATTAGCAAAGAGGATGCCCTCTGGGGTCTGCCCTATCGCTGGGGAGCCACCACCCTCATTTATCGCCGCGATTTCTTTGCCGAGTTGGGTTGGGAACCCAAAGATTGGGATGCCCTATGGCACCCCGCAGTGCAGGGTCACTATAGCCTCTTGAATGCTCCCCGCGAAGTGATTGGCTTAACCCTGAAATCCTTGGGGCTGTCCTACAATGCCCCACCCACCCACCCGCAATTACGGGAACGCTTGTCTCGCCTGCGTCAAGGCTGCCGTTTCTTTAGTTCCGATGCCTACTTACAACCATTAATGTTGGGGAGTACGCAATTGGCAGTGGGTTGGTCAACGGATCTACTGCCGCTGCTGAAGCGGGATCCGCAGACCTATGGCGCAGTCTTTCCCGCCAGTGGCACGGCGCTTTGGCTGGATTTGTGGGTTTGTGGCCAAGCCCCCGATCGCCCCACCCTGGATTGGTTAAACTACTGGTGGCAGCCAGAGGTGGCTGAGCAACTCAGTCAATTTAGTGATGCGCCCTCCCCCCGCGTCAGCGATCTAAGGGGCACCCTCTTTCAGCGCTATATTCCCCTCGCTCACCCCACTGCCTTTACCAAAAGTGAGGTATTGCTACCCCTTGATGCGGCGACCCAAAAGGCCTATGACACCCTTTGGCAAGAGATTTTCCTCACGAGTTCCTAA
- a CDS encoding glucose-6-phosphate isomerase, whose translation MDALALWQHYQDWLYYHPELEFYVDVSRMGLTPAVVQRLEPAFERAFQQMQELEAGAIANPDEGRMVGHYWLRDADLAPTPELRAEIRDAIAQVKQFSQQVHRGAIAPPQGGRFTDILSIGIGGSALGPQFVAAALAPVNPPLNIHFLDNTDPAGFERLFAELGDRLRTTLVIVISKSGGTPETRNGMLETQARFQRAGLVFADHAVAVTMPGSGLAQVAESNGWLAIFPMFDWVGGRTSEFSTVGLLPAALQGIDIDALLAGAKLMDQATRVPKIRQNPAALLALAWYHAGNGRGEKDMVVLPYKDSLLLFSRYLQQLVMESLGKEKDLDGNIVHQGIAVYGNKGTTDQHAYVQQLRDGLPNFFVTFIEVLRDGQEPGIDVEPGITSGDYLSGLLLGTRQALYEKNRPSLTVTIPEVTPKTVGALIALYERAVGLYGFLVNINAYHQPGVEAGKKAAAANLALQRQIVKVLEQSDAPLDLGAIAKAVNAPDQLERIYLILRHLVANDRGIEQLGDPAQPSQLQFRWQR comes from the coding sequence ATGGATGCTTTGGCTCTTTGGCAGCATTACCAAGACTGGTTGTACTACCACCCTGAGTTGGAGTTCTATGTGGATGTCAGTCGGATGGGGCTGACCCCAGCGGTCGTGCAGCGCCTAGAGCCAGCCTTTGAGCGCGCTTTTCAGCAAATGCAGGAATTGGAAGCAGGGGCGATCGCCAACCCCGATGAAGGCCGTATGGTGGGGCACTACTGGCTGCGGGATGCCGATTTGGCACCGACTCCGGAATTGCGTGCCGAAATTCGCGATGCCATTGCCCAAGTCAAGCAGTTTAGTCAGCAAGTTCATCGTGGGGCGATCGCTCCACCCCAAGGGGGGCGTTTTACAGATATTCTCTCCATTGGCATTGGGGGGTCTGCCCTTGGCCCGCAGTTTGTGGCGGCTGCCCTTGCGCCTGTGAATCCGCCCCTGAACATTCATTTTTTGGACAATACTGACCCTGCGGGATTTGAGCGCCTCTTTGCTGAGCTGGGCGATCGCCTGCGGACGACCTTGGTGATTGTCATTTCCAAATCGGGGGGGACGCCGGAAACCCGCAATGGCATGCTAGAGACCCAAGCCCGCTTCCAACGCGCTGGTCTAGTCTTTGCTGATCACGCTGTAGCCGTCACCATGCCCGGTAGTGGCCTTGCCCAAGTGGCAGAGTCCAACGGTTGGCTCGCCATTTTCCCGATGTTTGACTGGGTGGGGGGACGCACCTCCGAATTCTCAACGGTGGGTCTATTGCCCGCTGCCCTGCAAGGGATTGACATTGATGCCCTGCTCGCGGGAGCAAAGCTCATGGATCAGGCGACCCGGGTGCCGAAGATCCGCCAAAATCCCGCCGCCCTCCTCGCCTTGGCTTGGTACCATGCGGGCAATGGTCGGGGGGAAAAAGATATGGTTGTCCTCCCCTACAAAGACAGTCTGCTACTGTTTAGCCGTTACTTGCAGCAGTTAGTGATGGAGTCCCTCGGCAAAGAAAAAGACCTCGACGGCAACATTGTCCACCAAGGAATTGCGGTCTATGGCAACAAGGGAACCACCGATCAGCACGCCTATGTGCAGCAGTTGCGGGATGGCCTACCCAACTTTTTTGTCACGTTTATTGAAGTGTTGCGGGATGGCCAAGAACCCGGCATTGATGTCGAGCCGGGGATTACGTCTGGGGATTACCTTAGTGGCCTGCTCCTCGGCACGCGCCAAGCCCTCTATGAAAAGAATCGCCCCTCCCTCACGGTCACAATTCCAGAGGTGACGCCCAAAACGGTGGGTGCTTTGATTGCCCTCTACGAGCGAGCAGTGGGCCTCTATGGCTTCTTGGTGAATATCAATGCCTACCATCAACCAGGAGTGGAGGCTGGCAAGAAAGCAGCGGCGGCGAATTTGGCGCTGCAACGGCAGATTGTCAAAGTCCTAGAGCAAAGTGATGCACCCCTTGACTTGGGGGCGATCGCTAAGGCCGTGAATGCGCCAGATCAATTGGAGCGGATTTACCTGATCCTGCGGCACCTTGTGGCCAACGATCGCGGCATTGAGCAACTAGGGGATCCGGCGCAGCCGAGTCAATTGCAGTTTCGGTGGCAACGCTGA
- a CDS encoding alpha/beta hydrolase, producing the protein MSWLQDWVLGEWSWLRLGRSALLIYLIVAVYLYFGADALIFHPPRPTYSLSEEIRLIPVGQSDRLAARYVANPDAHFTLLFSHGNGEDLGMVEPFLQTLRQWGFSVLAYDYRGYGLSSGRPSERHAYADALAAYTYLTEELRVPPERVILYGRSLGGGVATELATQVAIAGLVLESTFTSIFRVVVPFPLFPFDRFINRDKLPQVKVPLLILHGTADSIVPFRHGQHLFAIAREPKFSLWVEGADHNDFVEVAGDRLRTALQEFATFLKAQSA; encoded by the coding sequence ATGAGTTGGCTGCAAGATTGGGTACTGGGGGAGTGGAGTTGGCTGCGCTTGGGGCGATCGGCACTTCTGATTTACCTGATTGTTGCGGTCTATCTCTACTTTGGCGCCGATGCCCTCATTTTCCATCCCCCCCGTCCTACCTATTCCCTTTCTGAGGAGATCAGGCTGATTCCAGTGGGTCAGAGCGATCGCCTTGCGGCGCGGTATGTCGCCAACCCAGACGCTCACTTTACGCTGCTGTTTAGTCACGGTAACGGTGAAGACCTTGGCATGGTGGAACCTTTTCTCCAGACGTTGCGGCAGTGGGGGTTTTCCGTCCTTGCCTACGACTATCGTGGCTATGGCTTAAGTTCGGGTCGCCCCAGTGAGCGTCATGCCTACGCAGATGCTTTGGCGGCCTATACCTATCTCACAGAGGAACTGCGAGTCCCCCCAGAGCGGGTGATTCTCTATGGCCGTTCCCTTGGCGGTGGGGTAGCGACGGAACTGGCGACACAGGTTGCAATTGCGGGGTTGGTCTTAGAAAGTACGTTTACTTCTATCTTTCGGGTGGTGGTGCCTTTTCCCCTGTTTCCCTTCGATCGCTTTATCAACCGAGATAAACTGCCCCAAGTCAAGGTGCCGCTGTTGATTCTCCACGGTACTGCCGACAGCATCGTGCCCTTTCGTCATGGCCAACACCTTTTTGCCATTGCCCGTGAGCCAAAATTTTCCCTCTGGGTGGAAGGTGCCGATCACAATGATTTTGTTGAGGTGGCGGGCGATCGCCTGCGGACAGCCTTGCAGGAATTTGCCACTTTTCTGAAGGCGCAATCTGCCTAG
- the ndhD1 gene encoding photosynthetic/respiratory NAD(P)H-quinone oxidoreductase subunit D1 produces the protein MSTFPWLTTIILFPIVAALAIPFIPDPTGKGRPIRWYALTVGLIDFALMVYAFTNFYDLNTPGMQLWESYDWIPEIGLRWSVGADGLAMPLILLTGFITTLAILAAWPVTLKPRLFYFLMLAMYGGQIAVFAVQDMLVFFLAWELELIPVYLLLAIWGGHKRQYAATKFILYTAGSSLFILVAGLAMAFYGDTISFDMQTLAAKDYAIGFQLLVYAGFLVAYGVKLPIVPLHTWLPDAHGEATAPVHMLLAGILLKMGGYALIRMNVDMLPAAHAKFAPVLVILGVVNIIYAALTSYAQRNLKRKIAYSSISHMGFVLIGIASFTNLGMSGAVLQMVSHGLIGASLFFLVGATYDRTHTLILEEMGGVGQKMKKIFAMFTACSLASLALPGMSGFVAELMVFIGFATSDAYSLPFRVIVVFLAAVGVILTPIYLLSMLREIFYGPENKELVEHEALVDAEPREVFIIACLLVPIIGIGLYPKLLTQIYDATTGQVIARVREVVPTLAQQVDQPLGMLVAPSLNSTSK, from the coding sequence ATGAGTACGTTTCCTTGGCTGACAACAATTATCCTGTTCCCGATTGTGGCCGCCTTGGCGATTCCCTTCATCCCTGATCCCACGGGTAAAGGGCGCCCAATCCGCTGGTATGCTCTGACGGTGGGCTTGATTGACTTTGCCTTGATGGTCTATGCCTTCACAAATTTTTATGACCTGAATACCCCCGGCATGCAACTGTGGGAAAGCTATGACTGGATTCCCGAAATTGGTCTGCGCTGGTCAGTGGGGGCAGATGGCCTCGCAATGCCGCTGATTTTACTCACCGGCTTTATTACCACCTTGGCAATTTTGGCGGCTTGGCCAGTGACCCTGAAGCCACGGTTGTTTTATTTCCTAATGCTGGCAATGTACGGTGGTCAGATTGCCGTTTTTGCCGTGCAGGATATGCTGGTCTTTTTCTTGGCGTGGGAACTGGAACTGATTCCGGTGTACCTGCTTTTGGCAATTTGGGGTGGCCACAAGCGTCAATACGCGGCCACAAAGTTCATTCTCTACACGGCGGGTAGCTCCCTCTTTATTTTGGTGGCGGGCTTGGCCATGGCCTTCTATGGCGACACAATTAGCTTTGATATGCAGACCTTGGCGGCCAAGGACTATGCCATTGGTTTTCAACTGCTGGTTTATGCGGGCTTTTTGGTGGCCTATGGCGTCAAGCTGCCGATTGTCCCCCTGCACACGTGGCTGCCCGATGCCCACGGTGAAGCAACAGCCCCAGTACACATGCTGCTGGCGGGGATTCTCTTGAAAATGGGCGGCTACGCCCTGATTCGTATGAATGTGGATATGCTGCCGGCAGCCCATGCCAAGTTTGCCCCCGTTTTGGTGATTTTGGGGGTGGTTAATATCATCTATGCGGCGCTGACCTCCTATGCGCAGCGTAATCTCAAGCGCAAAATTGCCTACTCCTCGATTTCCCACATGGGCTTTGTGCTAATTGGTATTGCTTCGTTTACCAATTTGGGCATGAGTGGGGCAGTGCTGCAAATGGTTTCCCACGGCTTAATTGGGGCGAGCCTCTTCTTCTTGGTGGGAGCCACCTATGACCGTACCCACACGCTGATTCTGGAGGAAATGGGCGGTGTCGGCCAGAAAATGAAGAAGATCTTTGCCATGTTTACGGCCTGCTCCTTGGCCTCCCTTGCTCTGCCGGGGATGAGTGGCTTTGTGGCTGAACTCATGGTCTTTATTGGCTTTGCCACCAGTGATGCCTATTCTTTGCCCTTCCGCGTGATTGTCGTCTTTTTGGCGGCAGTGGGGGTGATTCTGACACCGATTTATCTGCTCTCGATGCTGCGGGAAATTTTCTACGGCCCTGAAAATAAGGAACTGGTCGAGCATGAAGCCCTTGTGGATGCCGAACCCCGTGAGGTGTTTATCATTGCCTGCCTGTTGGTGCCGATTATTGGTATTGGCCTCTATCCCAAGCTATTGACGCAAATTTACGATGCCACCACAGGACAGGTGATTGCCCGCGTGCGGGAAGTAGTCCCCACACTGGCTCAGCAGGTGGATCAACCCTTAGGAATGCTAGTGGCACCGAGCCTGAATTCTACCTCTAAATGA